ACTCGATGGGCCTCGACTACCAGGTCGTCTTCCCGACGCCGATGCTGGTCCTCGGGATGCATCCCCAGGAAGACCTGGAGGTGGCGATCGGCCGTGCCTACAACCGCTGGCTGATCGAGCGGATCCTCCCCGAGGACGAGCGAATCAAGGGCCTCCTCTACCTGCCGTTCAACACGCCGCAGGCCTGCGTCGACGTGATCAACGACTTCGGCGACGCGCCCGGGGTGATCGGCTATACGGTCTGCGCCACTCGGAACAAGCCCGTGCACCACGACTCTTATATGAAGCTCTACGCGCTGATCGAGAAGAGCGGCAAGCCCCTCGCCTTCCACTCGGGCTATCACTGGGGCGACCCGTCGTTCGCGCAGCTCAACCGGTTCATCTCGATGCACAGCATTTCGTTCGTCCACTACAGCCTGATCCACCTGACCAACTGGGTCATCAACGGCCTGCCGGAGCGGTTCCCGGGCCTCAAGCTGGTGTGGGTCGAGAGCGGCCTCGCCTGGGTGCCGTTCATCATGCAGCGGCTCGACCACGAGTTCCACATGCGGGTCTGCGAAGCGCCGGCGCTGCGGCGGCCGCCGAGCGAGTACATCCGGGAGATGTACTTCACGACGCAGCCGCTCGAGAAGACCAACATGAAGCTGCTGCAGGCGACGTTCGAGGCGGTCAACGCGGAGACGCAGCTGCTCTACGCGTCCGACTGGCCGCACTGGGACTTCGACCCGCCGACCGCGCTCACCACGATCCCGTTCCTCGGCGAGCAGGCGAAGCGCAACATCCTCGGGCTCAACGCGGCCCGCGTGTTCAATCTCGAAGTAAAGCGGACCCGTCCGAAGGCGCGCGACGTGCTCGCCGCCCGCCGGCAGAACGGTGAGTAGCGGGATGGGCGAAGCGGCCGCCCCGGCGGATGGCGCGGCGGACTTCGCCGCGGCGGCGGGCGCGTTCGCGGCCGCGGCGGAACGGGCGCTCGCGGCCGGCGCGGACGTCGCCTCCGCCGACATCGAACGGGCGATGAGCGCGGCGATAAAGCTCTACGCGGCGAAGACGGAGTCGGAGGAAACGCCCGCTCCCCCGGTCGCCTCGGATCGGGTGACCCCCACCGAGGTCGTCGTGGTCGTGAGCGAGATGCTCCGCGCGGTGGACGTCAGCCTGTTCGACCTCGCGATGTGGTATCGGCGGCCGAGGTGATCCAATGCGGGAAGTGGTGATCGGGAGAGTATCGGAGTTTCCGGAGTCCGGTCGCCAAGTCGTCGCCGTCGACGACGCGGAGATCGGCGTGTTCCGCGTCAACGGCCGGTTCACGGCGTTCGAGAACGTCTGCCCCCACCTGGGCGGGCCGGTCTGTCAGGGCAAGATCATCGCCCGGGTCCAGGAAGTCATCGCGGAGGACAAGACGAGCCTCGGGCTGGCGTTCTCAAAAGACCGGACGAACGTCGCCTGCCCCTGGCACGGCTACGAGTTCGACGTCGAGACGGGCCGCCACCAGGGCAATTCGCACTTCCGGCTGCGTCCCGTCAAGATCGACGTCGTCGACGGCGATCTCGTCGTGACCGTGCCGGAGCGCACGCGCGAGCGGATCGCCCGCGCCCGGCCGGCGTCTCCCGGGCGTCCCCCGGACTAACTGGCGAGCCGGCTCGGCGGCCCGTCAGCGCTCCCGGTCTCCCGCCGACCTCTCGCAATGCAGTGCGTTGCCCGCGTTGATGGTGAAACCGCCGAAGGACACGTACACCGGCGCCCAATAACAGAAGTCGTTTGGCTGATAAACCGTGAGCCCCTGTACGTACGTCCCGCCCACGGGAACGGTAAGCAGCAGCCCGAGTCGATCGTACAGCCAGTACTGCAGGCCGTTCAGGACGGCGCTCTGGACCGGCGGCCCCCAGGTCTGTTGCACATAGCGGACCGGAACGTTAAACGGGCGTGCGGCCTGGGCGGCGCAGTGCGGCGGCACCGACACGGGCCAGCTCTGCAGCACGTTGAGCGCGACAATGGTGTTGTCCCGCGCCATCACGTCGAGGTTGGTGAACCGGGCGTGGGTCCACCGGTGACCCTGCAGGGTCCGGTTCTCCATCGAGCGTGGTCGGCCGTACCAGCGCTGGACGGCGTCGAGCGGCGTCCCGATCCGGACGGGACCGAGCCCGACTCCAGGAGCGAACGGGGTAGCGGGATCGCACCAGCCTTGCCCCGTCGGCACGTCTTCCGCCAACGCCGCCGGTGCGCCCGGCCCGAGAACGGCGGTCAAGGTCACGACTGCGACTGCCATTACGAGCGATCGCATGCGAGAGCCCCCTCTCCACGCCACGGACTCCAGGAATCCATGCTACACCGATTCATGCCCCAAACTGACCCGCCGCCTACATAATAACGTGGTCCGCCGCGCCCGGGGTTCCCGGCCGCGAGGCCGTACCCGGGGGAGCGGCTGCCGCGGAACCCGCCTGCCGCCCGGCCCGTTCTTGGGCTATGATGGAACCACTGGCCGCGGGCGCGACGGTGGACTCCCGCGGGCCGGC
The sequence above is drawn from the bacterium genome and encodes:
- a CDS encoding amidohydrolase family protein is translated as MLKRPEEKVQELREITIKTDTRDVLAHAAIQAEALEDYFLVDIDAHVTETYFWPEIISLIENDVIRQMGEGMMQRPGQSLALLNQMPGIMFQNVYGRIPHQLALAETVEGNGGHHFTQLVRRAMDSMGLDYQVVFPTPMLVLGMHPQEDLEVAIGRAYNRWLIERILPEDERIKGLLYLPFNTPQACVDVINDFGDAPGVIGYTVCATRNKPVHHDSYMKLYALIEKSGKPLAFHSGYHWGDPSFAQLNRFISMHSISFVHYSLIHLTNWVINGLPERFPGLKLVWVESGLAWVPFIMQRLDHEFHMRVCEAPALRRPPSEYIREMYFTTQPLEKTNMKLLQATFEAVNAETQLLYASDWPHWDFDPPTALTTIPFLGEQAKRNILGLNAARVFNLEVKRTRPKARDVLAARRQNGE
- a CDS encoding Rieske 2Fe-2S domain-containing protein; protein product: MREVVIGRVSEFPESGRQVVAVDDAEIGVFRVNGRFTAFENVCPHLGGPVCQGKIIARVQEVIAEDKTSLGLAFSKDRTNVACPWHGYEFDVETGRHQGNSHFRLRPVKIDVVDGDLVVTVPERTRERIARARPASPGRPPD